In Litorimonas taeanensis, one DNA window encodes the following:
- a CDS encoding UrcA family protein, with protein sequence MLKKDTLEMAAKSNRVKKTVAMGLIAAMTTLAPATSHALEIVTSEYKLTFKRAELMAPEGVESVYSRMEKKAKMACGMGRSINDAGQEISREECIADILEQFVTTSEVEDLMTYHAEQTKKAG encoded by the coding sequence ATGCTAAAGAAAGACACACTAGAAATGGCCGCAAAATCAAACCGAGTCAAGAAAACCGTTGCTATGGGCCTTATCGCGGCAATGACAACTTTAGCACCAGCGACATCGCATGCCTTAGAAATCGTCACTAGCGAATATAAACTTACATTTAAACGCGCTGAGCTTATGGCTCCTGAAGGTGTCGAGTCTGTTTATTCAAGAATGGAAAAAAAGGCTAAAATGGCGTGTGGTATGGGCCGCTCTATTAATGATGCGGGACAAGAGATTTCACGCGAGGAATGCATTGCCGATATTTTAGAGCAATTTGTAACGACGTCAGAAGTCGAAGACCTCATGACTTATCACGCTGAACAAACAAAAAAGGCGGGATAA
- a CDS encoding aspartate aminotransferase family protein, producing MAEGDHLYNTYKPPQIEFVRGEGAYLYTDKDEKYLDFIAGISVNCLGHNHPVPKAALIEQANKVWHVSGMYQLTEAKTLAKKYCDALPFAGKVFFTNSGAEALECAMKTARRYHYDKGDVDRYDIIGFQGAFHGRTFATINAAGNPKYVKGFGPALPGFINLPFGDHEALLEAIGPNTAAILVEPVQGEGGLRPLPTEYLRTLRTLCDEKGILLIYDEVQCGAGRTGKLFAHQWAEDAEPDIMAVAKGVGGGFPLGACIAREDVAACMVPGTHGSTYGGNPLACAVGNAVWDEISKPEFLDQVVRVSNFLKQQFEGLKDEFPDVVSELRGKGLLCGMQLKKPAIEVRALMLERGMLGGSAGDNVLRLAPPLIITEDHVREAVDILRDCFEEARKMDDFVPE from the coding sequence ATGGCCGAAGGCGACCACCTCTATAATACTTATAAACCTCCTCAAATCGAATTTGTTCGCGGAGAGGGCGCATATCTTTACACGGATAAAGATGAAAAATACCTCGATTTCATTGCGGGTATTTCCGTAAATTGCTTGGGACACAATCACCCCGTACCGAAAGCGGCTCTCATTGAGCAAGCGAATAAAGTTTGGCATGTTTCAGGCATGTATCAGCTGACGGAAGCCAAGACGCTCGCAAAGAAATATTGTGATGCTTTGCCGTTTGCAGGCAAAGTGTTTTTCACGAATTCGGGTGCGGAAGCGCTTGAATGCGCTATGAAAACGGCGCGCCGCTATCATTATGATAAAGGCGATGTAGATCGCTATGACATTATTGGTTTCCAAGGCGCATTCCACGGCCGTACTTTTGCGACGATTAATGCTGCAGGTAACCCGAAATATGTAAAAGGGTTTGGTCCTGCTTTGCCGGGCTTTATTAATTTACCTTTTGGCGATCACGAGGCTTTGCTTGAGGCGATTGGGCCAAACACGGCGGCCATTTTGGTTGAGCCCGTGCAAGGTGAGGGCGGCCTTCGTCCGCTCCCTACAGAATATCTCAGAACCTTACGTACGCTTTGCGACGAAAAAGGCATTCTACTGATATATGATGAAGTCCAATGCGGCGCTGGCCGTACAGGTAAGTTATTCGCTCATCAATGGGCTGAAGATGCCGAGCCTGACATTATGGCTGTGGCAAAAGGCGTGGGCGGTGGTTTCCCTCTTGGAGCGTGTATCGCCCGTGAAGACGTAGCCGCCTGTATGGTGCCAGGCACGCATGGTTCGACATATGGCGGTAACCCATTGGCCTGCGCTGTCGGTAACGCTGTATGGGATGAGATTTCAAAGCCTGAATTCTTGGATCAAGTTGTACGTGTTTCAAATTTCCTCAAGCAACAATTTGAGGGATTGAAAGATGAGTTTCCTGATGTCGTTTCAGAATTGCGCGGTAAAGGCTTGCTTTGTGGTATGCAGCTTAAAAAACCAGCGATTGAAGTACGGGCGCTCATGCTAGAGCGCGGAATGCTAGGCGGTAGCGCCGGAGACAATGTGCTCCGTCTTGCGCCTCCGCTTATTATTACCGAAGATCACGTCCGTGAAGCGGTAGATATTTTGCGCGATTGTTTCGAAGAAGCGCGCAAAATGGATGATTTCGTTCCCGAATAA
- a CDS encoding ABC transporter permease — MSDMSTLINDSTAQDGQSPSARKFGFVNWMGLWTLYKKECMRFMRIFPQTLLAPIISNLLYMTVFVLAFAALRDDPEAFIAFLAPGLIMLGILNNASANSSSSVMQGKMMGSMGDLLMTPLSYYELAIGWVGGAATRGIVVALSTALALSFFAPLMPVHIWAVLFFGVSAAFMLGMVGVLSGMWAEKFDQLAVVNQFIILPLSFLSGTFYRIEVLPTAFQKLIMFNPLFYLIDGFRYGFLGEADSNIVTGVAFISAINIVLFITVLLVLRAGWRIKS; from the coding sequence ATGTCTGATATGTCTACGCTCATAAATGATTCCACAGCCCAAGACGGGCAATCTCCATCCGCTCGTAAATTTGGCTTTGTCAATTGGATGGGGCTTTGGACGCTTTATAAAAAAGAGTGTATGCGGTTTATGCGAATTTTCCCGCAGACGCTTCTGGCGCCGATTATATCTAACTTATTATATATGACGGTTTTTGTCTTGGCGTTCGCGGCCTTACGGGATGACCCCGAAGCCTTTATTGCTTTCCTTGCGCCGGGCCTCATTATGCTTGGTATTTTAAACAATGCTTCAGCAAACAGTTCGTCATCTGTAATGCAGGGGAAAATGATGGGCAGTATGGGCGATTTGCTTATGACGCCTTTATCTTATTATGAGCTGGCCATTGGCTGGGTCGGTGGCGCTGCAACGCGTGGTATCGTTGTGGCTCTCTCAACGGCGCTCGCTTTGTCTTTCTTTGCACCGCTTATGCCCGTACATATATGGGCTGTGTTATTTTTTGGTGTTTCTGCGGCTTTTATGCTTGGCATGGTAGGCGTTTTATCTGGCATGTGGGCAGAGAAATTTGATCAACTCGCCGTCGTGAACCAATTTATTATTTTACCCTTATCATTTTTGTCGGGTACATTTTATCGGATTGAGGTTCTACCGACAGCGTTCCAAAAACTCATTATGTTTAACCCGCTCTTTTATCTGATTGATGGGTTTCGTTACGGATTTTTAGGGGAAGCTGACAGCAATATCGTAACAGGTGTTGCCTTTATCAGCGCAATCAATATCGTATTGTTCATTACCGTTTTGTTGGTGCTTCGCGCAGGCTGGCGGATAAAATCCTAA